The Gammaproteobacteria bacterium genome segment AACCGTGCTTCACCATTGCAACGGCAACCAGTCACGCGCCGCTGAAATGCTGGGGCTCAATCGCGCCACGCTGCGCAAGAAACTGCGCCAACATGGCATTACGGCGGACGGCGCATGAGCGATTCCATCCAGATCCGCCGCGCTCTGCTGTCGGTTTCGGACAAGAGTGGACTCGTCGAGTTCGCACGCGCTCTGGTCGGGCACGGCATCGAGCTGCTGTCCACCGGCGGAACCTATCGCAGCCTGAGTGAGGCTGGCATCGCCGTCACCGAGGTCTCGGCACATACCGGCTTTCCGGAAATCATGGATGGCCGCGTCAAGACGCTGCATCCGAAGATTCACGGCGGCATCCTCGGGCGCCGCGGCACGGATGAGGCCGTGATGCGCGAACACGGCATCGCAGCAATCGACCTCGTGGTGGTCAACCTCTACCCGTTCGAGCAGACCGTCGCCCAGCCCGACTGCACGCGCATCGACGCGATCGAGAACATCGACATCGGCGGTCCGGCGATGGTGCGCGCCGCCGCCAAGAATCATGCGTATGTCGGCATCGTCGTCGACCCGAAGAACTATGCCGATGTCCTCGCCGCACTCGCTGACGGCGGACTACCGTTCGCGCTGCGCACGCGTCTCGCCGCCAAGGCCTACGCGCACACCTCACGCTACGACGCCGCCGTGGCGGAGTATCTGGCCGGTGTCGACGAGGCCGGACAGCGCGCCGTGTTCTCGCCGGTGCTGGGCATGCAGTTCAAGAAGGCGCAGGACCTGCGCTACGGCGAAAATCCGCACCAGCGCGCCGCGTTCTATCGCGAGCGCGAGCCGGAAGCCGGCACGATCTCCGCCGCGAAACAGGTGCAGGGCAAGGCACTGTCGTACAACAACATCGCCGATGCCGATGCCGCGCTCGAATGCGTCAAGAGTTTCACCAAACCGGCCTGCGTGATCGTCAAACACGCCAATCCCTGCGGCGTCGCGGTCAGCCTGGACGGCATCGGTGCCGCCTACGATCTGGCGTTCCAGACCGATCCGACCTCGGCCTTCGGCGGCATCATCGCCTTCAACCGCGAACTCGACGGCGCCACCGCGCGCCGCATCGTCGAACGTCAGTTCGTCGAGGTGATCATCGCGCCGACGCTCAGCGCCGAAGCCCGTGAGGCGGTCGCCGCCAAGCAGAACGTCCGCGTACTCGAATGCGGGCAGTGGCCGCAGCTACGCGCCAGCGCCTGGGACTACAAGCGCGTCGGCGGCGGACTGCTGATCCAGGATCGCGACGATGCCGTGATCCAGGCCGAGGCGCTCAAGGTGGTCAGCCAGCGCCAGCCCACAGCCAGCGAAATCGACGACCTTGTGTTCGCCTGGAAGGTCGCCAAGTTCGTCAAGTCCAATGCCATCGTCTACGCCAAGGGCCGTCAGACCATCGGCGTCGGTGCCGGACAGATGAGCCGCGTCTATTCGGCGAAGATCGCCGGCATCAAGGCCGCCGATGAAAAGCTCGAGGTCAAGGGCTCGGTGATGGCGTCCGACGCGTTCTTCCCGTTCCGTGACGGGATCGATGCCGCCGCCGCCGCCGGCATCACCGCCGTGATCCAGCCCGGCGGTTCAGTGCGCGATGCCGAAGTCATCGCCGCCGCCGACGAAGCCGGCATGGCGATGCTGTTCACCGGCATCCGCCACTTCCGGCACTAGGCGTACGAGCCGCGCAGTTCGCGAATCCGCGCCTCCAGGGATTCGGTGCTGAGCTGTTGCGGCGGTATCGGCGCCGCCGCCTGTAGTTCGATGCGGGCACGGAAACGTCGTGGCAATCGCGCACGCCCAAGCCGCGAGCTGCGCTTGGACCACATGCTGCGCCACAGTCCACGCACCGCCATCGGCACCACCGGCACCGGCGTGCGCGCAATGATGCGTTCGACGCCGGAGCGGAACGGCTGCATGCGGCCATCCGGCGTGAGCATGCCTTCGGGGAAGATTCCGACGACTTCGCCGGCGTCCAGGGCCTCGGCGATCTGATCGAAGGCCCGCCGCATCAAAGCCTCGTCTTCCTTGGCCGGGGCGATCGGGATGGCGCGGGCGGTGCGGAAGATGAAGCTCAGCACCGGAATGCGGAATATCTTGTGATACATCACGAAGCGCACGGGACGACGGATGCTGCCACCGACGATCAGGGCGTCGACGAAACTCACGTGATTGCAGCTGACCAGCGCCGGCCCCTCGGCCGGGATGTGCTCCAGGCCGGTGACACGAATCCGGTAGAGACTGCGGATCAGCATCCACACCAGGAAGCGCATCAGGAATTCCGGAACGCGCGAGTAGATGAATACCGCGACCGCCGCGTTCATCAGCGCCACCGTCAGTAACAGTTGCGGGATGCTCAGTCCGGCCGCCAGCAGCGCGATCGACAGCAGCGCCGACACCACCATGAACAAGGCATTGAGAATATTGTTGCCGGCGATCACCCGTGAGCGATGGCTGGGCTCGCAGCGCGTCTGAATCAGCGCATACAAAGGCACGATGTAGAGGCCACCGAACACGCCGAGCATCAGCAAGTCGACCGCCACCCGCCAGCCACCGGCCTGCGCCAGAAACGCAGCGGCGTTCAGACTTGCAACGCCGGCCTCGCCCGAACGCGTGAAGTACAGGTCGATGCCGAACAGCGTCAGCCCGATCGAGCCCAGCGGCACCAGCCCGATTTCGACCTGGCGACCGGACAGGCGCTCGCACAGCAGGGAGCCACCGCCCACCCCGAACGAGAACACCGTCAGCAGCAGGGTGACGACGGTCTCGTCGCCGCCGAGGACCAGCTTGGTGTAGTTCGGCAGCTGTGCCAGGAACGTGGCGCCGTAGAACCAGAACCAGGAGATACCGAGCACCGACAGAAACACCACCGGCTGACGGCGCATGAAACCGATGTTGCGCACCGTTTCCGTAATGGGATTCCAGTTGATGCGCAGGCCCGGATCGGTGGGCCGGGTGGGCGGAATGCTGCGACTGGCGCCATAGCCGAGCAGAGCGACCGCAACCACGATCGTGCCGACCCAGACGGTGCCCTGCCCCTGTGCGATCAGCCAGCCGCCGAGCAGGGTGCCGAGCAGAATCGCCAGAAAGGTCGCCGCTTCGACCAGGGCGTTGCCACCGATCAGTTCGCCGGCGCGCAGATGCTGCGGCAGGATCGCGTACTTCACCGGGCCGAACAGCGCCGACTGCACGCCCATCAGGCACAGCACCGCCAGCAGGAACGGCACGCTGCGCAGAGACAGCGCCACCGCGCCGAGCAGCATGATGCCGATCTCCAACAGCTTGATCGCGCGAATCAGGCGCGACATTTCCAGCTTGTCAGCCAATTGCCCGGCCGTGGCGGACAGCAGGAAGAACGGCAGAATGAACAGCCCCGCCGCCAGATTGACCAGCAGATTGACGTCCCCGCTGCTCAGCCCGCCGATACCAAAGGCCACCAGGATCATCAGGGCGTTCTTGAACACGTTGTCATTGAACGCACCCAGCGTCTGGGTCACGAAGAACGGTGCGAAGCGGCGCGTGCGCAACAAGCCGAACTGACTTTCATCGGGCATCCAAGGTGTTCCTGTCCAATCACGCCAACGGTGGATTGCGGGCAGTGTAGTCATCGAACCCCGTTCTGGGGGGTGCGCATTTGCGCGGCGGCAGCCATCATCGAAACATTCGAACAACAAACGCCGGGGGACGGCCATGCAGCGTGGACTGGTCGTGGAGGATCAGCCGAGGGCACGGGAATGGCTATGCCAATCATTGGCCGAGGCGATGCCGGACCTGGCGGTGGACGCGGTGGGCTCGCTGGCCCAAGCCTATGCCTCGGTGCGGGCTACCAGCCCGCAACTGGCGTTGATCGATCTGGGCCTGCCGGACGGTTCCGGCATCGAGCTGATCGATCGCCTGAATCGCGAAGTCACCGATTGCGTCTGCATCGTCACCACGATCTATTCCGATGACGTGCACCTGTTCCCGGCGCTGCGCGCCGGCGCCAAGGGCTATCTGCTGAAGGACCAGCCGCGCTCGCAGATCGTCCAGGGGCTGCACGGCATACTGGCCGGCGAACCACCGCTGTCGCCGGTGATCGCGCGGCGCCTGCTGCGGGTGTTCGGCGACCAGTCCGGTGCGGCGGGTTCGCAACACGGGCTGACGCCGCGGGAACGTGAAGCCCTGGCGCTGATCGCCAAGGGCTACAAGCTGCCGGACGTCGCCCTGCAGATGAGCGTGACGCGCAATACCGCCGCGGGCTTCATCAAATCGGTGTATCGCAAGCTCAACGTCAGCTCGCGCGCGGAAGCCACCCT includes the following:
- a CDS encoding MFS transporter, which produces MPDESQFGLLRTRRFAPFFVTQTLGAFNDNVFKNALMILVAFGIGGLSSGDVNLLVNLAAGLFILPFFLLSATAGQLADKLEMSRLIRAIKLLEIGIMLLGAVALSLRSVPFLLAVLCLMGVQSALFGPVKYAILPQHLRAGELIGGNALVEAATFLAILLGTLLGGWLIAQGQGTVWVGTIVVAVALLGYGASRSIPPTRPTDPGLRINWNPITETVRNIGFMRRQPVVFLSVLGISWFWFYGATFLAQLPNYTKLVLGGDETVVTLLLTVFSFGVGGGSLLCERLSGRQVEIGLVPLGSIGLTLFGIDLYFTRSGEAGVASLNAAAFLAQAGGWRVAVDLLMLGVFGGLYIVPLYALIQTRCEPSHRSRVIAGNNILNALFMVVSALLSIALLAAGLSIPQLLLTVALMNAAVAVFIYSRVPEFLMRFLVWMLIRSLYRIRVTGLEHIPAEGPALVSCNHVSFVDALIVGGSIRRPVRFVMYHKIFRIPVLSFIFRTARAIPIAPAKEDEALMRRAFDQIAEALDAGEVVGIFPEGMLTPDGRMQPFRSGVERIIARTPVPVVPMAVRGLWRSMWSKRSSRLGRARLPRRFRARIELQAAAPIPPQQLSTESLEARIRELRGSYA
- the purH gene encoding bifunctional phosphoribosylaminoimidazolecarboxamide formyltransferase/IMP cyclohydrolase, producing the protein MSDSIQIRRALLSVSDKSGLVEFARALVGHGIELLSTGGTYRSLSEAGIAVTEVSAHTGFPEIMDGRVKTLHPKIHGGILGRRGTDEAVMREHGIAAIDLVVVNLYPFEQTVAQPDCTRIDAIENIDIGGPAMVRAAAKNHAYVGIVVDPKNYADVLAALADGGLPFALRTRLAAKAYAHTSRYDAAVAEYLAGVDEAGQRAVFSPVLGMQFKKAQDLRYGENPHQRAAFYREREPEAGTISAAKQVQGKALSYNNIADADAALECVKSFTKPACVIVKHANPCGVAVSLDGIGAAYDLAFQTDPTSAFGGIIAFNRELDGATARRIVERQFVEVIIAPTLSAEAREAVAAKQNVRVLECGQWPQLRASAWDYKRVGGGLLIQDRDDAVIQAEALKVVSQRQPTASEIDDLVFAWKVAKFVKSNAIVYAKGRQTIGVGAGQMSRVYSAKIAGIKAADEKLEVKGSVMASDAFFPFRDGIDAAAAAGITAVIQPGGSVRDAEVIAAADEAGMAMLFTGIRHFRH
- a CDS encoding response regulator transcription factor, whose product is MQRGLVVEDQPRAREWLCQSLAEAMPDLAVDAVGSLAQAYASVRATSPQLALIDLGLPDGSGIELIDRLNREVTDCVCIVTTIYSDDVHLFPALRAGAKGYLLKDQPRSQIVQGLHGILAGEPPLSPVIARRLLRVFGDQSGAAGSQHGLTPREREALALIAKGYKLPDVALQMSVTRNTAAGFIKSVYRKLNVSSRAEATLEAARMGLVRTDL